In Rosa rugosa chromosome 4, drRosRugo1.1, whole genome shotgun sequence, the genomic stretch caattttcagcacctcattttccaataacacatcctcattctcttcatttattctgccaatttccttgtccttctcctcaacttcttttttcaaagCACTTAGCTCTTCTTCCTTTCCCTCCAGCTTTCTCTGTAATTCCTTCTTCTCTTCATTGTTCTTCCCTATCTCTGTCTCCATCTTCTCATCCTTAATGTTTCCACTGGttctattttcaacaatatcttcTTGCCCatcattctctttttctttactttctgtGTCTGTATTAGACTCagaatcttcttc encodes the following:
- the LOC133744391 gene encoding uncharacterized protein LOC133744391, which codes for MGKLKKIFDKVKEDAEEEDSESNTDTESKEKENDGQEDIVENRTSGNIKDEKMETEIGKNNEEKKELQRKLEGKEEELSALKKEVEEKDKEIGRINEENEDVLLENEVLKIEKASLINRVKHLEGIVMALTEKFESPIARPGDDNDSTPPPPPPSFPPPKPKAPQD